A single window of Acinetobacter wuhouensis DNA harbors:
- the cyoB gene encoding cytochrome o ubiquinol oxidase subunit I, with amino-acid sequence MSVLFGKLNWDSIPYQEPIVLVTMVIMALGAAALLGGITYFKKWGYLWNVWFKSVDHKKIGIMYIIVSVVMLVRGFADAIMMRLQLFLAKGGGEGYLHPDHYDQIFTAHGVIMIFFVAMGLVVGMMNITVPLQIGARDVAFPLLNSLSFWLFAGAAGLMMASLVLGEFAATGWMAYPPLSGIQYSPGVGVDYYIWALQVSGLGTLLTGVNFFVTIIKMRAPGMGLMDMPIFTWTALCTAVLIIASFPVLTATIAMLTLDRYFGFHFFTNELGGSPMLYVNLIWTWGHPEVYILVLPAFGIYSEVVSTFSRKTLFGYKSMVYATIAITVLAFVVWLHHFFTMGAGANVNAFFGIMTMIIAIPTGVKIFSWLFTMYKGRITFTSPMYWTLGFLVTFGIGGLTGVLMAVPPADFLVHNSLFLIAHFHNVIIGGVVFAMFAGITFYWPKMFGWKLNETWGKASFWFWFFGFYFAFIPLYILGFMGMTRRLNTYDNPEWDPYLAIAFFGSVLVAIGIFCFIMQVVVGFLQREQNMDHTGDPWDGRVLEWSTSSPAPFYNFAHLPKINGIDTFWNDKENGVAYARPTEYEDIHMPTDRAAGFVIAMFITVMGMALVWHVWWLVIATFLGAVISFIVSSFTKKVDYYVPAAEVERIENERYALLEKHLKKD; translated from the coding sequence ATGTCGGTATTATTCGGTAAACTCAACTGGGACTCGATCCCTTATCAAGAGCCAATCGTACTTGTAACCATGGTCATCATGGCTTTAGGTGCAGCTGCGCTTCTTGGTGGTATCACCTATTTCAAAAAATGGGGCTACCTGTGGAATGTATGGTTTAAATCTGTAGACCATAAAAAAATTGGTATCATGTATATCATTGTATCTGTGGTCATGCTTGTGCGTGGTTTCGCCGATGCGATCATGATGCGTCTTCAACTGTTCCTTGCAAAAGGCGGCGGTGAAGGTTACTTACATCCTGACCATTACGATCAGATCTTTACCGCGCATGGCGTGATCATGATCTTCTTCGTAGCAATGGGTCTTGTTGTAGGTATGATGAACATCACTGTACCACTTCAAATTGGTGCGCGTGACGTTGCATTCCCATTATTAAACTCTTTAAGCTTCTGGTTATTCGCAGGCGCTGCTGGTTTGATGATGGCATCACTTGTATTAGGTGAATTTGCTGCAACTGGTTGGATGGCTTACCCTCCTCTTTCAGGTATTCAGTATTCTCCTGGTGTTGGTGTTGACTACTACATCTGGGCACTTCAGGTTTCAGGTTTAGGTACGCTTTTAACAGGTGTTAACTTCTTTGTTACCATCATCAAAATGCGTGCACCAGGCATGGGGCTTATGGACATGCCGATCTTTACTTGGACTGCACTTTGTACAGCAGTATTGATCATTGCATCTTTCCCTGTGTTAACTGCAACTATTGCAATGTTAACGCTTGACCGTTACTTCGGTTTCCATTTCTTCACCAATGAGCTTGGCGGTAGCCCAATGCTTTATGTGAACTTGATTTGGACATGGGGTCACCCAGAAGTATATATCTTAGTTTTACCTGCGTTTGGTATTTACTCAGAAGTAGTATCTACATTCTCTCGCAAAACTTTGTTCGGTTACAAATCAATGGTATATGCAACTATCGCAATTACAGTTCTTGCGTTCGTTGTATGGTTACACCACTTCTTTACCATGGGTGCTGGTGCCAACGTTAACGCGTTCTTCGGTATCATGACCATGATTATTGCGATCCCAACAGGTGTGAAAATCTTCTCTTGGTTATTCACCATGTATAAGGGTCGTATTACGTTTACATCACCAATGTACTGGACACTTGGCTTCCTTGTGACTTTCGGTATCGGTGGTTTAACTGGTGTATTAATGGCTGTTCCACCAGCTGACTTCTTAGTACACAACTCTTTATTCTTGATTGCTCACTTCCATAACGTAATTATTGGTGGTGTAGTATTTGCAATGTTCGCAGGTATCACTTTCTACTGGCCAAAAATGTTTGGTTGGAAGTTAAATGAAACTTGGGGTAAAGCATCTTTCTGGTTCTGGTTCTTCGGTTTCTATTTTGCATTCATTCCACTTTATATCCTTGGTTTCATGGGTATGACTCGTCGTTTGAATACATATGACAACCCTGAATGGGATCCGTACCTTGCAATTGCATTCTTCGGTTCTGTCCTTGTTGCAATCGGTATTTTCTGTTTCATCATGCAAGTTGTTGTAGGTTTCTTACAACGCGAACAAAACATGGACCACACAGGTGACCCATGGGATGGTCGTGTACTTGAATGGTCTACGTCATCACCTGCTCCATTCTATAACTTTGCTCACCTTCCAAAAATCAATGGTATTGATACTTTCTGGAATGACAAAGAAAATGGTGTAGCGTATGCACGTCCAACAGAATATGAAGATATTCATATGCCAACTGACCGTGCTGCTGGTTTTGTGATCGCAATGTTCATTACTGTAATGGGCATGGCTTTGGTATGGCATGTTTGGTGGCTTGTTATTGCAACTTTCTTAGGTGCTGTGATCAGTTTCATCGTAAGTTCATTTACGAAAAAAGTGGATTACTATGTGCCTGCAGCTGAAGTAGAACGTATCGAAAACGAACGTTATGCTTTACTTGAAAAACACTTGAAGAAGGACTAA
- the cyoC gene encoding cytochrome o ubiquinol oxidase subunit III has product MAEVLHHDNHGHDEHHHHDDTDITVFGFWTYLMSDLILFGTLFIAFAVLSSHIPPGTPSPKDLFGESLGFVLVETFALLISSVTFGFAVLASYKKNVGQVLTWLAITWLFGATFIGMELYEFNHLVHAGHGPSTSAFLSAFFTLVGTHGIHVTSGLVWMLVLMYQIKKNGLTLPNTRRLACLSLFWHFLDIVWICVFSVVYLLGVI; this is encoded by the coding sequence ATGGCTGAAGTACTTCATCACGATAACCACGGACACGATGAGCATCATCATCACGATGATACTGACATCACTGTCTTTGGTTTTTGGACCTACTTGATGAGTGACTTGATTTTATTCGGTACACTCTTCATCGCGTTCGCTGTATTAAGCAGTCATATTCCACCTGGAACTCCTAGTCCAAAAGATTTATTTGGTGAGTCTTTAGGTTTCGTACTTGTAGAAACTTTTGCTCTCTTGATCTCTTCTGTGACTTTTGGTTTTGCAGTACTTGCTTCATACAAGAAAAATGTTGGTCAAGTTTTAACTTGGTTAGCGATTACTTGGTTATTCGGTGCAACGTTCATCGGTATGGAACTTTATGAATTTAATCATTTAGTTCATGCTGGTCATGGTCCAAGCACGAGTGCGTTCTTATCTGCGTTCTTTACACTTGTAGGAACACACGGTATTCACGTAACTTCTGGTTTGGTTTGGATGCTTGTGTTGATGTATCAAATCAAGAAAAATGGTTTGACTCTTCCAAACACACGTCGTCTTGCTTGCTTAAGCTTGTTCTGGCACTTCCTTGACATCGTTTGGATCTGTGTATTCAGCGTCGTTTACTTACTGGGAGTTATCTAA
- the cyoD gene encoding cytochrome o ubiquinol oxidase subunit IV: MSHDHNSAGASHGNVKQYTIGFIVSVLLTIVPFYMAMHPADFGRGAIIATIAITAVAQVLVQLVFFLHMNTSSEQRWNVIAFIYTILCIAVLLIGSVWIMNYLHSNMML; encoded by the coding sequence ATGAGTCACGATCATAATTCTGCAGGTGCTTCGCATGGTAATGTGAAACAATATACGATTGGTTTTATTGTTTCTGTATTGCTTACCATTGTTCCATTCTATATGGCAATGCATCCAGCTGACTTCGGTCGTGGTGCGATTATAGCAACGATTGCGATTACAGCTGTGGCGCAGGTTCTTGTTCAATTAGTATTCTTCTTGCACATGAACACTTCATCAGAACAACGTTGGAACGTAATTGCATTCATTTACACGATCTTGTGTATCGCAGTTCTTCTCATCGGTTCTGTATGGATCATGAACTACTTACATTCAAACATGATGCTCTAG